A single region of the Jatrophihabitans sp. GAS493 genome encodes:
- a CDS encoding HoxN/HupN/NixA family nickel/cobalt transporter, protein MRGVSGGSGSRFTRIRYALTPREWGRVGGMASFVIFLHVLGWVILAAAVAPQHLSVGTKAFGLGVGLTAYTLGMRHAFDADHIAAIDNTTRKLMGDGQRPLSVGFWFSLGHSSIVFGLAVLLSLGVRHLVGPVQDDNSNLHHYTGLIGTSVSGTFLYIIAAINLVVLVGILRVFRNMRSGDFDEAELEAQLNNRGFMNRIFGGRMKSITKPWQMYPVGMLFGLGFDTATEVALLVLAGAGAATGLPWYAILVLPILFAAGMSLLDTIDGTFMNFAYDWAFSKPVRKVFYNLTITGLSIAVAFVIGTVELLSVLSQQLNLSGPFWDWISGLDLNTVGFVIVGAFAVTWLGAVAIWRFGNIEQKWSAGVREPELVTSE, encoded by the coding sequence GTGCGCGGCGTGAGCGGAGGCTCGGGGTCGCGGTTCACGCGGATCCGGTATGCGCTGACCCCTCGCGAATGGGGCCGCGTCGGCGGCATGGCCAGCTTCGTCATCTTCCTGCACGTGCTGGGGTGGGTCATCCTGGCTGCGGCCGTGGCTCCGCAGCATTTGAGCGTCGGCACCAAGGCGTTCGGGCTCGGCGTCGGTCTCACCGCCTACACCCTCGGTATGCGGCACGCCTTCGACGCCGACCACATCGCCGCGATCGACAACACCACCCGCAAGCTCATGGGTGACGGGCAGCGTCCGCTCTCGGTCGGGTTCTGGTTCTCCCTCGGCCACTCGTCGATCGTCTTCGGCCTGGCCGTCCTTCTCTCCCTCGGTGTGCGGCATCTGGTCGGGCCGGTGCAGGACGACAACTCCAACCTGCACCACTACACCGGGCTCATCGGCACCAGCGTCTCCGGCACCTTCCTCTACATCATCGCCGCCATCAACCTGGTGGTCCTCGTCGGAATCCTGCGCGTCTTCCGCAACATGCGCTCCGGGGATTTCGACGAGGCCGAACTCGAGGCCCAGCTCAACAACCGCGGCTTCATGAACCGGATCTTCGGTGGTCGGATGAAGTCGATCACCAAGCCGTGGCAGATGTACCCGGTGGGGATGCTCTTCGGGCTCGGCTTCGACACGGCCACCGAGGTGGCGCTTCTCGTGCTGGCCGGCGCCGGGGCGGCGACCGGGCTGCCCTGGTACGCGATCCTGGTGCTGCCCATTCTCTTCGCCGCCGGCATGAGCCTGCTGGACACCATTGACGGAACGTTCATGAACTTCGCCTACGACTGGGCCTTCTCCAAGCCGGTCCGGAAGGTCTTCTACAACCTGACGATCACCGGCCTGTCGATCGCGGTGGCCTTCGTCATCGGCACCGTCGAACTGCTCTCGGTGCTGTCGCAGCAACTGAACCTCAGCGGCCCGTTCTGGGACTGGATCTCCGGGCTCGATCTGAACACCGTCGGCTTCGTGATCGTCGGAGCCTTCGCCGTCACCTGGCTCGGCGCGGTCGCCATCTGGCGCTTCGGCAACATCGAGCAGAAGTGGAGCGCCGGCGTCCGCGAGCCGGAACTCGTCACCTCCGAATAG
- a CDS encoding ATP-binding cassette domain-containing protein — translation MTTGSGGLSVSAHGLVHIYRVEGNDVVALTSVDLEIAPGQMVGLLGPSGSGKSTLLTLLAGLQRPSAGRLRVGAHDLAAVEPDDLDGMRATEVGIVLQGAARNLLPYATPRRNVAYAQRAARRRGRRDLPAAGEVLALLGLADELDHPLATLTPGQLQRVAVATGMAALPGLLLADEPTSQLDHRHRDEVLDAITDVNAQLGTTVITVTHDPDVAARMPRTITIRDGRIGAEGRGGEEFVVVGRDGSVQLPPEIRARFASGDLLRVEITEEGVIQLRPRESDSEGETP, via the coding sequence GTGACGACCGGATCGGGTGGCCTCTCGGTCTCCGCGCACGGGCTGGTGCACATCTACCGGGTCGAAGGCAACGATGTGGTGGCCCTGACCTCGGTCGACCTCGAGATCGCCCCGGGGCAGATGGTCGGCCTCCTCGGCCCCTCCGGCTCGGGGAAGTCGACGCTGCTCACCCTGCTGGCCGGCCTGCAGCGCCCGAGCGCGGGGCGGCTGCGGGTCGGCGCCCACGACCTGGCGGCGGTCGAGCCCGACGACCTGGACGGGATGCGAGCGACCGAGGTCGGTATCGTGCTGCAGGGGGCGGCGCGCAACCTGCTGCCCTACGCGACACCGCGGCGCAACGTCGCCTACGCCCAGCGGGCCGCACGGCGCCGGGGACGCCGTGACCTGCCGGCGGCCGGCGAGGTGCTGGCGCTGCTCGGTCTGGCGGATGAGCTCGACCATCCGTTGGCGACGCTCACTCCGGGACAGTTGCAGAGGGTCGCGGTGGCCACCGGGATGGCCGCCCTCCCCGGACTGCTGCTGGCCGACGAGCCGACCAGCCAGCTCGATCATCGTCACCGCGACGAGGTGCTGGACGCGATCACCGACGTCAATGCGCAGCTGGGGACAACCGTGATCACGGTGACCCACGACCCCGACGTGGCGGCCCGGATGCCCCGCACGATCACCATCCGCGACGGCCGCATCGGCGCCGAGGGGCGTGGGGGTGAGGAGTTCGTGGTCGTCGGCCGCGACGGTTCCGTGCAACTTCCGCCCGAAATTCGTGCCCGATTCGCCTCCGGCGATCTGCTGCGGGTCGAGATCACCGAGGAGGGTGTCATCCAACTGCGTCCGCGCGAATCCGACTCCGAGGGGGAAACGCCATGA
- a CDS encoding Type 1 glutamine amidotransferase-like domain-containing protein has translation MAEPVHITLIGGGWSSVTAAALYSPFLRAAGDNPTVACLLLDEGHGADEFTRWQGLLTSLAPCRPIPLLVAVGELFEPDLLVDTGADALLVGGGLTPAYAHALVPVAADLRTWLAAGRPYAGFSAGAAIASRDAILGGWLLDGHPICPADAGEDLDEITVSPGLGLIGAGVDVHADAWGTLSRAAAAVQSGLVASGLAIEEETALIIDGGAAVVAGAGGVHQIAAGHHGPVLTRHGAGSALSLESIGI, from the coding sequence GTGGCCGAACCTGTGCACATCACGCTGATCGGCGGCGGCTGGAGCAGCGTCACGGCAGCCGCGCTGTATTCGCCGTTTCTGCGGGCCGCCGGCGACAATCCCACGGTTGCCTGCCTCCTCCTCGACGAGGGCCACGGGGCCGACGAGTTCACCCGATGGCAGGGTCTGCTGACCTCCCTCGCCCCGTGCCGTCCGATCCCGCTCCTGGTCGCCGTCGGCGAACTGTTCGAGCCGGACCTGCTCGTCGATACCGGGGCCGACGCCCTGCTCGTCGGCGGCGGTCTGACCCCGGCCTATGCGCACGCGCTGGTCCCGGTCGCGGCCGACCTGCGAACCTGGCTGGCCGCCGGCCGCCCGTATGCCGGCTTCTCCGCCGGTGCGGCGATCGCCTCTCGAGACGCGATCCTCGGCGGTTGGCTGCTCGATGGGCACCCGATCTGCCCGGCCGATGCCGGCGAGGACCTCGACGAGATCACCGTCTCGCCCGGTCTTGGACTCATCGGTGCCGGCGTCGACGTTCATGCCGACGCGTGGGGGACGCTGAGTCGAGCTGCGGCCGCGGTCCAGTCCGGTCTGGTGGCCTCGGGGCTGGCGATAGAGGAGGAGACGGCGCTGATCATCGACGGGGGTGCGGCCGTCGTCGCCGGGGCCGGCGGGGTGCACCAGATCGCGGCGGGGCATCACGGCCCGGTCCTCACCCGCCACGGTGCGGGGAGCGCGCTCTCGCTGGAGAGCATCGGTATATGA
- a CDS encoding 4a-hydroxytetrahydrobiopterin dehydratase — translation MSAALISKDDLEVGLAQLPAWQSSGEPGVAAGASITRKVDAPSFLAGIGWVRRIAEVAEDADHHPDIDIRWRSLTFTLSTHSAGGLTRNDLDLAARIDEIVAG, via the coding sequence ATGAGTGCCGCACTGATCAGCAAGGATGATTTGGAGGTCGGTCTCGCTCAGCTACCGGCCTGGCAGAGTTCAGGAGAACCGGGGGTTGCCGCCGGTGCATCGATCACCCGCAAGGTCGACGCGCCGAGCTTCCTGGCCGGTATCGGATGGGTACGCCGGATCGCCGAGGTGGCCGAGGATGCCGACCATCATCCCGACATCGATATCCGCTGGCGCAGTCTGACCTTCACACTGAGCACCCATTCGGCCGGCGGTCTCACTCGCAACGATCTGGATCTGGCCGCCCGCATCGACGAGATCGTGGCTGGCTGA
- a CDS encoding hemolysin family protein has protein sequence MSSGWGLLLAVLLLVANGLFVAAEFALVSVRRSAIEPLAAKGSRSARTTLRAMEQVSVMMAGAQLGITVCSLGLGAIAEPALAHLLEAPLHALGLPDDLQHPLAFAAALLIVVGLHVVLGEMVPKNLALAGPERTATALAPGLVALVRVLRPVVAGLNAAANATLRLFGVAPQAEVASAFTRDQVADLIEESHREGLLDDDEHELLAGALGIDTLPVLSVLMPLDGLVTLPVGSTPREIEAVAASTGFSRFPVRDASGDLTGYLHLKDVLSTEAATRDAPVAATQLRPLIRIGADEPLRSALSRMKISGAHLAQVSQADGTVVGVVALDDVLEELVGEIRSGSPDAGLSD, from the coding sequence ATGAGCAGCGGCTGGGGTCTGCTGCTGGCCGTGCTGCTGCTGGTGGCCAACGGTCTCTTCGTGGCGGCCGAGTTCGCGCTGGTCTCGGTCCGCCGCTCGGCCATCGAACCGCTGGCAGCCAAGGGTTCGCGCTCGGCCCGCACGACCCTACGGGCGATGGAGCAGGTATCGGTCATGATGGCCGGGGCTCAACTCGGAATCACCGTCTGCTCACTGGGCCTCGGGGCGATCGCCGAACCGGCGCTGGCCCACCTCCTCGAGGCTCCGCTGCACGCGCTCGGACTGCCCGATGACCTGCAGCACCCGCTGGCCTTCGCGGCGGCACTGCTGATCGTGGTCGGGCTGCACGTGGTGCTGGGCGAGATGGTGCCGAAGAACCTGGCCCTGGCCGGCCCCGAGCGCACGGCGACCGCGCTGGCGCCCGGGCTGGTCGCTCTCGTGCGGGTGCTCCGTCCCGTCGTCGCCGGCCTCAACGCGGCGGCGAATGCGACCCTGCGGCTATTCGGCGTCGCGCCGCAGGCCGAGGTCGCCAGCGCCTTCACCCGCGATCAGGTGGCCGACCTGATCGAGGAGTCGCACCGCGAGGGGCTGCTCGATGACGATGAGCATGAGTTGCTGGCGGGCGCCCTGGGTATCGACACCCTTCCAGTGCTGAGCGTGCTGATGCCGCTTGACGGGCTGGTGACGCTGCCCGTCGGCTCAACTCCGCGAGAGATCGAGGCGGTCGCCGCGTCCACCGGGTTCTCCAGATTTCCAGTGCGGGACGCGTCCGGAGACCTCACCGGTTACCTGCACCTCAAGGACGTCCTCTCGACCGAGGCGGCGACCCGCGACGCCCCGGTCGCGGCGACCCAGCTTCGTCCGCTGATCAGGATCGGCGCCGACGAGCCGCTGCGTTCGGCACTGAGCCGGATGAAGATAAGCGGCGCCCATCTGGCCCAGGTCAGCCAGGCCGACGGGACGGTGGTCGGCGTGGTCGCTCTGGATGACGTCCTGGAGGAACTGGTCGGCGAAATTCGAAGCGGCTCACCCGATGCTGGCTTATCGGATTAG
- a CDS encoding ABC transporter ATP-binding protein has protein sequence MTPRHARAGDDASTDEQHLLQVSEVSVTYGQTVAVAAVSLQVGPGELIALTGRSGAGKSSLLNSLAGVIHPASGQISINGQPLRSAEQANELRVVLIPQGNALVRVLTALENVALPLLGGAGTRADARDRAQQALALLGLEDASGQLVEELSGGQQQRAAVARGLVVEGALLLADEPTSELDAANRTRVMALLRLQAERGAGVLVATHDPDAAAVCDAELRLDEGAVTIVRDDRPGG, from the coding sequence ATGACGCCCCGCCATGCCCGGGCCGGAGATGACGCCTCAACCGACGAACAGCACCTGCTGCAGGTGAGCGAGGTGAGCGTGACCTACGGTCAGACGGTGGCCGTCGCTGCGGTCTCGCTGCAGGTCGGGCCGGGCGAGTTGATAGCACTGACCGGACGATCCGGCGCCGGGAAGAGCTCACTGCTGAACTCGCTCGCCGGGGTGATCCACCCGGCCTCCGGTCAGATCTCGATCAACGGCCAGCCGCTGCGCAGCGCGGAACAGGCCAATGAACTGCGGGTGGTTCTCATTCCACAGGGGAATGCCCTGGTGCGGGTCCTCACCGCACTTGAGAATGTGGCGCTGCCGCTACTCGGCGGCGCCGGCACCCGCGCGGACGCCCGGGACCGGGCCCAGCAGGCGTTGGCCCTCCTCGGTCTGGAGGACGCGTCGGGGCAGTTGGTCGAGGAGCTCTCCGGCGGTCAGCAGCAGCGGGCCGCAGTAGCCCGCGGGCTGGTCGTCGAGGGTGCGCTGCTGCTGGCCGACGAACCCACCAGCGAACTCGACGCCGCCAATCGAACTCGGGTGATGGCGCTGCTGCGGCTGCAGGCCGAGCGTGGGGCCGGGGTGCTGGTGGCCACCCACGATCCGGACGCGGCCGCGGTCTGCGACGCCGAGTTGCGCCTCGACGAGGGGGCCGTCACCATCGTGCGTGACGACCGTCCCGGGGGTTGA
- a CDS encoding FtsX-like permease family protein, whose product MLVSRLRHRAWYSTFLFVLSTLTVAAFAVGPFYERAVEQAALQTTLGQASPSARGIAAHADTVDDALTAMPTGDAARLFRAPVTGADNNHLQTTLQGQSYSATVSTRSQLCAHLTFLAGRCPRAIGEIVVSSASAKALKLQLGQAVPLNGVVDGGPSYPLGSATIVGLYAPIDSGDDYWFGRTYSSATGTYTQSQAGAVARYVDTFFISPSYAANLMTQVTQFNAGRPSDAPIPDPFDRYAQAALVVDHVGVDDIPPLRSAAAHSATVAQTAAENGQTINVVTDLPALLDTVEHARSQSRSIIPAFALQLALVVLAVMTLVVAAEVEQRQPELALGRLRGRGSRAAAGPFLAESATLVGGSLLPGLALSWLVTLMLARSQLPAGVGLELRWAPVLAAVAGALIALGIFAMLVLRAARRPVLELLRTVARVVGRRGVGAIEATIFAAAVAGVVVALSGDRQNLLVSLVPALLAVAVGLLAAQLAARACDGIGGRLVWSGRLGPGLAVLQAARRSGFRRVLLLVCITTALAVAAVDQWSVAAYNRAKAAGLEVGAPVVLTTSATTPTQLQAAVKSADPSQGYAVPVVLQQPQNAVSPIIATEPAAFTAVASWLESADRPSPQALAKLSPPAAAAPIRFAGDRLQLTASSSSLTRVPDDTSTPGPVTLRFGLRRSDGSSTAADVAVPEGQHSGLLLSIPISGCAPGCQLREISLERAASDNERVQLDLRISQLYVAGGSVLTPVSLGTPGDWGVVPPADGSAPPGPDEYLRFDSDPGGPGLALLAVNEGSEAALRHRDLPAVIPAISGGPLPPSAATTGIDGLPQTFGVVAQAPYLPRLGTTGTPLLTDLSLAIAASGTTTTGDTFQIWLSQDDPARERPLFSALAAHGITIDERQTASQARRLLAQTPPAWAVTFALLAAVVAMLVAILMIIAVALTSRRVRRSDLAAMRLVGVPGGTLRRAAVGEQLLGVLLGVLTGVVVGVVGAALVLPSLPIFSTPPLVPVSLLGTAWTAVAVTAVVTTLLFGAIGWLVALRLTTGSDVAEIHRGAQ is encoded by the coding sequence GTGCTTGTCAGCCGGCTGCGTCACCGCGCCTGGTACTCCACCTTCCTCTTCGTTCTCTCGACCCTCACCGTCGCCGCCTTCGCCGTCGGCCCGTTCTACGAGCGAGCCGTAGAGCAGGCAGCCCTGCAGACGACCCTGGGTCAGGCCTCGCCGTCGGCTCGCGGCATCGCCGCCCACGCCGACACCGTTGACGACGCCCTCACCGCGATGCCGACGGGTGATGCCGCCCGGCTCTTCCGGGCGCCGGTGACCGGCGCCGACAACAACCACCTGCAGACGACCCTGCAGGGACAGAGTTACTCGGCGACCGTCTCCACGCGCAGCCAACTCTGCGCCCATCTCACCTTCCTCGCCGGACGCTGCCCGCGGGCGATCGGCGAGATCGTCGTCAGCTCCGCCAGCGCCAAGGCGCTGAAGCTGCAACTCGGGCAGGCGGTCCCGCTCAACGGAGTAGTCGACGGCGGCCCGTCCTATCCGCTCGGTTCGGCCACGATCGTCGGGCTCTACGCCCCGATCGATTCCGGCGATGACTACTGGTTCGGACGCACATACTCGTCGGCGACCGGCACCTACACGCAGTCGCAGGCCGGCGCGGTGGCCCGCTACGTCGACACCTTCTTCATCAGCCCCAGCTACGCCGCCAACCTGATGACCCAGGTAACGCAGTTCAACGCCGGGCGCCCCTCCGACGCGCCGATCCCCGACCCCTTCGATCGCTACGCGCAGGCTGCCCTGGTCGTCGACCACGTCGGCGTCGACGACATCCCACCGTTGCGCAGCGCCGCCGCCCACAGCGCAACAGTGGCGCAGACGGCGGCGGAGAACGGCCAGACGATCAACGTGGTCACCGACCTCCCGGCGCTGCTGGACACGGTGGAGCACGCCCGAAGCCAGTCCCGCTCGATCATCCCGGCCTTCGCCCTGCAGCTGGCGCTCGTCGTACTGGCCGTGATGACGCTGGTGGTGGCCGCCGAGGTGGAGCAGCGGCAGCCGGAGCTGGCCCTCGGACGCCTGCGCGGACGCGGTAGTCGTGCGGCGGCCGGCCCATTCCTGGCCGAGTCGGCGACGCTGGTCGGCGGATCCCTGCTGCCGGGCCTCGCGCTCTCCTGGCTCGTCACGCTGATGCTGGCCCGATCGCAGCTGCCCGCCGGCGTCGGCCTGGAACTGCGCTGGGCGCCGGTCCTCGCGGCCGTCGCCGGCGCCCTCATCGCTCTGGGCATCTTCGCGATGCTGGTGCTGCGCGCCGCCCGCCGCCCCGTCCTGGAGCTACTGCGCACCGTCGCGAGAGTGGTCGGGCGGCGTGGCGTAGGGGCGATCGAGGCGACGATCTTCGCCGCCGCGGTGGCCGGCGTGGTGGTGGCTCTCTCCGGTGATCGGCAGAATCTGCTGGTCTCGCTGGTGCCGGCGCTGCTGGCCGTCGCCGTCGGGCTGCTGGCGGCGCAGCTCGCGGCCCGCGCCTGTGACGGTATCGGTGGCCGGCTCGTCTGGTCGGGCCGCCTCGGCCCCGGCCTGGCCGTGCTTCAGGCCGCCCGGCGCAGCGGTTTCCGGCGGGTACTGCTGCTCGTCTGCATCACCACCGCGCTGGCCGTCGCCGCGGTGGACCAGTGGAGCGTGGCAGCCTACAACCGGGCGAAGGCCGCTGGGCTGGAGGTCGGCGCCCCGGTGGTGCTGACGACCTCGGCCACCACGCCGACGCAGCTGCAGGCCGCGGTGAAGTCGGCCGATCCGTCCCAGGGGTACGCCGTGCCGGTGGTGCTGCAGCAGCCGCAGAACGCCGTCTCGCCGATCATCGCCACCGAACCGGCGGCCTTCACCGCCGTCGCCTCCTGGCTGGAGAGCGCCGACCGCCCCTCACCGCAGGCGCTGGCCAAGCTCAGCCCACCGGCGGCCGCCGCGCCGATTCGCTTCGCCGGTGACCGCCTGCAGCTCACCGCGAGCTCCTCCTCACTCACCCGCGTGCCGGACGACACCTCGACGCCCGGCCCGGTGACGCTGCGGTTCGGGCTGCGCCGCTCCGACGGATCGTCGACCGCGGCCGACGTGGCGGTGCCCGAAGGGCAGCATTCCGGGCTGCTGCTCAGCATCCCGATCAGCGGCTGCGCGCCCGGGTGCCAGCTACGGGAGATCTCCCTCGAGCGCGCCGCGTCGGACAACGAACGGGTGCAGCTCGACCTGCGGATCAGCCAGCTCTACGTGGCCGGCGGCAGCGTCCTCACGCCGGTCTCGCTGGGCACCCCGGGCGACTGGGGAGTGGTGCCGCCGGCCGACGGTTCGGCGCCTCCGGGTCCCGACGAGTACCTGCGTTTCGACAGCGACCCCGGCGGTCCGGGTCTCGCCTTGCTAGCGGTCAACGAGGGGAGCGAGGCGGCGCTGCGGCACCGGGACCTACCCGCCGTGATTCCGGCGATCAGCGGTGGTCCCCTTCCGCCGAGCGCCGCCACCACCGGCATCGACGGCCTGCCCCAGACGTTCGGTGTGGTCGCTCAAGCGCCCTACCTGCCGCGACTGGGCACCACGGGGACGCCGCTGCTCACCGATCTGAGCCTGGCGATAGCGGCCAGCGGCACCACGACGACCGGGGACACCTTTCAGATCTGGCTGAGCCAGGACGACCCGGCCCGGGAGCGGCCACTCTTCTCGGCGCTCGCCGCTCACGGCATCACCATCGACGAGCGGCAGACAGCGTCCCAGGCTCGCCGACTGCTGGCGCAGACCCCTCCAGCCTGGGCCGTCACCTTCGCGCTGCTGGCCGCCGTGGTGGCGATGCTGGTGGCGATACTGATGATCATCGCCGTCGCCCTGACCTCGCGGCGCGTGCGTCGAAGTGATCTCGCCGCGATGCGCCTGGTCGGGGTCCCGGGTGGCACGCTACGTCGAGCCGCGGTTGGTGAACAGCTCCTCGGGGTGCTGCTGGGCGTCCTCACCGGTGTCGTGGTCGGCGTCGTCGGCGCGGCACTGGTGCTGCCGTCGCTACCGATCTTCTCCACCCCGCCGCTGGTGCCCGTCTCGCTGCTCGGTACCGCCTGGACGGCGGTCGCCGTCACCGCCGTGGTCACGACCCTCCTCTTCGGGGCGATCGGCTGGCTCGTCGCACTACGGCTCACGACGGGTTCGGATGTCGCCGAGATACACCGGGGTGCGCAGTGA
- a CDS encoding hemolysin family protein, producing the protein MSELLLLLISALLILACGLFVAAEFAFITVDRSSVERAAKSGDRQAAGLRAALRHLSTQLAGAQLGITVTNLAIGFLAEPAIASLLHGPLTSIGLPSGAADTIAVTVALLIATALTMIYGELVPKNLAIAKPMTVARRVQRWQRIFTRAVAWPIRLLDGTANLILGWFGIEAQEELASARSAEELLSLLQRSAAQGTLATDTADLLQRSLGFGEKRAGDVLTPRVDMQVVARSAPVADVIALTIRTGHSRFPVTGDGPDDIVGLVHVKHAVAVADAERGRVPVGDVMVSVPQVPSSLPLDPLLESMRAGGLQMAVVVDEYGGVDGLVTIEDLIEELVGDVTDEHDPLSAPAWQRADGAWVLSGQLRPDEIFDLTGVRIPEGRGYETVAGLIAKELGRIPGVGDEVDLPAGDVAAARSSDSSGTSDTSAEAFRLSVLQVVGRRVDQVLLTPADPDAESAGHRPTGEAS; encoded by the coding sequence ATGTCCGAGCTCCTGCTGCTGCTCATCAGTGCGCTGCTGATACTGGCCTGCGGTCTCTTCGTGGCGGCCGAGTTCGCCTTCATCACCGTCGACCGCTCGAGCGTCGAGCGGGCGGCCAAATCCGGCGACCGGCAGGCGGCCGGGCTGCGCGCGGCGCTGCGCCACCTCTCCACCCAGCTCGCGGGCGCCCAGCTCGGGATAACCGTCACCAACCTGGCGATCGGCTTCCTGGCGGAGCCCGCGATCGCCTCCCTGCTGCACGGGCCGCTGACCTCGATCGGGCTCCCCTCCGGCGCAGCCGACACCATCGCCGTCACCGTCGCGCTGCTGATCGCCACCGCCCTGACGATGATCTACGGCGAGCTGGTTCCGAAGAATCTGGCCATCGCCAAACCGATGACGGTGGCTCGGCGGGTGCAGCGTTGGCAACGAATCTTCACGCGCGCCGTCGCCTGGCCGATCCGTCTCCTCGACGGCACCGCGAACCTCATCCTGGGCTGGTTCGGGATCGAGGCCCAGGAGGAGCTCGCCTCCGCGCGCTCGGCCGAGGAACTCCTCTCGCTGCTGCAGCGCTCGGCCGCGCAGGGGACGCTCGCCACCGACACCGCCGACCTGCTGCAGCGGTCACTGGGCTTCGGTGAGAAGCGGGCCGGTGACGTCCTGACCCCCCGCGTCGATATGCAGGTCGTCGCCCGCAGCGCGCCGGTGGCCGACGTCATCGCCCTCACGATCCGTACCGGGCACTCGCGCTTCCCGGTCACCGGTGATGGTCCCGACGACATCGTCGGCCTGGTCCACGTCAAGCACGCGGTGGCGGTCGCTGACGCCGAGCGGGGCCGGGTACCGGTCGGCGATGTGATGGTGTCGGTGCCGCAGGTGCCCTCATCGCTTCCGCTGGACCCGCTCCTCGAGTCGATGCGGGCCGGGGGCCTGCAGATGGCGGTGGTGGTCGACGAGTACGGGGGCGTCGACGGGCTGGTGACGATTGAGGATCTCATCGAGGAACTCGTCGGCGACGTGACCGACGAGCATGACCCGCTCAGCGCGCCGGCCTGGCAGCGGGCGGACGGGGCCTGGGTGCTCTCCGGGCAGTTGCGCCCGGACGAGATCTTCGACCTCACCGGCGTGCGCATCCCGGAGGGGCGCGGGTACGAGACGGTCGCCGGGCTGATCGCCAAGGAACTCGGTCGGATTCCGGGCGTCGGTGACGAGGTCGATCTTCCGGCCGGGGACGTGGCCGCTGCCCGCTCGTCGGACTCCTCCGGCACATCGGACACATCGGCAGAGGCGTTCCGGCTGAGTGTGCTGCAGGTGGTCGGTCGCCGCGTCGACCAGGTGCTGCTGACTCCAGCTGACCCTGATGCCGAGTCGGCCGGCCACCGCCCGACCGGGGAGGCCTCATGA